A portion of the Lolium rigidum isolate FL_2022 chromosome 1, APGP_CSIRO_Lrig_0.1, whole genome shotgun sequence genome contains these proteins:
- the LOC124683796 gene encoding U-box domain-containing protein 21-like: MVLPMSRATRVVPELPLLRRGRRQVAAAADDEPAEPAVPAHFLCPISLELMKDPVTAPTGITYDRDSLEGWLARGRATCPVTGAPVRLGDLVPNHATRRMIQDWCVANQAERVPTPKVPVADADAAEVLAAVSAAARRGDAAACGAVAARARALGKESDRNRRCLAAAGAARRLSSAFRDLAGEPVDGASVSAALGKILAALTVFFPLDDESRRSIASPASLKTLVSVLAHGDLAARASAAVVLRELASSADRPTVDAISRTPNACAALIGLVRDTVSPQATKAALVTAYYLVATSDRAAARFADLGAAHVVAELLVDADKGTSEKALAVLDGVLCADAGLQSARAHALVVPVLVKKMFRVSDMATEFAVSALWRLCRGADAGAAACRADALRVGAFQKLLLLLQVGCGGLTKDRASELLKLLNGARGSVECIETADFKGLKRPF, translated from the coding sequence ATGGTTCTACCCATGTCCAGAGCTACGAGGGTGGTCCCGGAGCTACCGCTCCTGCGGCGAGGGAGGcggcaggtggcggcggcggccgacgacGAGCCAGCAGAACCGGCGGTGCCGGCGCACTTCCTGTGCCCGATCTCGCTGGAGCTGATGAAGGACCCGGTCACGGCGCCCACGGGGATCACCTACGACCGGGACAGCCTCGAGGGGTGGCTGGCCCGCGGCCGCGCCACCTGCCCCGTCACCGGCGCGCCCGTCCGCCTCGGCGACCTGGTCCCCAACCACGCCACGCGACGCATGATCCAGGACTGGTGCGTCGCCAACCAGGCCGAGCGCGTGCCCACGCCCAAGGTGCCGGTTGCGGACGCCGACGCGGCGGAGGTGCTCGCGGCCGTGTCCGCCGCCGCCAGGCGCGGCGACGCGGCCGCGTGCGGGGCCgtggcggccagggccagggcgctCGGCAAGGAGAGCGACCGCAACCGACGCTGCctcgcggccgccggcgccgcgcgcAGGCTGTCCTCCGCGTTCCGGGACCTCGCCGGCGAGCCCGTCGACGGCGCCTCGGTGTCCGCCGCGCTCGGGAAGATCCTCGCCGCGCTCACAGTCTTCTTCCCGCTCGACGACGAGTCCCGCCGCAGCATTGCCTCGCCCGCCTCACTCAAGACGCTCGTCTCCGTGCTCGCCCACGGCGACCTCGCCGCGCGGGCCAGCGCCGCCGTGGTCCTCCGCGAGCTCGCCTCCTCCGCCGACCGGCCCACCGTCGACGCCATATCCCGCACCCCCAACGCCTGCGCCGCCCTAATCGGCCTCGTCAGGGACACCGTATCCCCGCAGGCCACCAAGGCGGCCCTCGTCACGGCCTACTACCTCGTCGCCACATCGGACCGCGCGGCGGCCCGCTTCGCCGACCTCGGCGCCGCGCACGTCGTCGCGGAGCTCCTCGTGGACGCCGACAAGGGCACCAGCGAGAAGGCCCTGGCGGTGCTCGACGGCGTCCTCTGCGCCGACGCGGGCCTCCAGTCCGCGCGCGCCCACGCGCTCGTCGTGCCCGTGCTCGTCAAGAAGATGTTCCGCGTCTCCGACATGGCCACCGAGTTCGCCGTCTCCGCGCTCTGGCGCCTCTGCCGCGGCGCCGACGCTggcgccgccgcctgccgcgccGACGCGCTGCGCGTGGGCGCGTTCcagaagctgctgctgctgctccaggtCGGGTGCGGCGGTTTGACCAAGGATCGGGCCAGCGAGCTGCTCAAGCTGCTCAATGGCGCCAGGGGCAGCGTCGAGTGCATCGAGACGGCCGACTTCAAGGGGCTCAAGAGGCCATTCTGA